A genomic stretch from Aedes albopictus strain Foshan chromosome 2, AalbF5, whole genome shotgun sequence includes:
- the LOC115260128 gene encoding uncharacterized protein LOC115260128, giving the protein MNTLSVASLSIPECRPAENEDDIDRKSFETWKELLEASMDLIGVTDECTKMNVLKVKAGPKLLEVLDGTPPQAVPDVSIAPYSNAMRRLKDFFGSREYNLMQRQKLRAMAQIPGEPDTKYVKRVIAAAKLCDFDDDKLMESAAEVIQLHALNIKVREAGRKILRKGGSLSELIDKVHGYELDKKNEEIFAKTHPPAAEAMVAAVAHGQPGTSYQRANYHGGSFRGFRGRTNSNPGRGGNWQNFRGGSNVRRQNETRSAGERGTGGAPCWRCTSRFHSPNNCHAIPKVCRNCQVVGHIERACGTMPTPTVPKRRISDEGDNATKPKKIAVVSKEESESEEANTVSDFST; this is encoded by the coding sequence ATGAACACCCTCTCGGTCGCGTCACTCAGTATTCCGGAATGTAGACCGGCAGAGAATGAGGACGACATCGACCGTAAGTCCTTTGAGACAtggaaggaactactggaagcgTCCATGGATCTGATTGGAGTAACCGACGAATGCACTAAAATGAACGTATTGAAGGTGAAGGCCGGCCCCAAGTTGCTGGAGGTTTTGGACGGAACCCCTCCACAAGCCGTGCCCGATGTATCGATCGCTCCTTACTCGAATGCGATGAGGCGATTGAAGGATTTTTTCGGATCCCGCGAATACAATCTCATGCAACGTCAAAAACTGAGGGCAATGGCTCAGATCCCGGGTGAGCCCGATACGAAATACGTCAAACGAGTGATTGCTGCAGCAAAATTGTGTGACTTTGACGACGACAAGCTAATGGAAAGCGCGGCCGAAGTTATACAATTGCATGCCTTAAACATTAAGGTGCGTGAAGCTGGCCGGAAGATACTGCGAAAAGGAGGATCCTTGTCAGAGCTCATCGATAAAGTTCACGGGTATGAGCTGGACAAGAAAAACGAGGAAATTTTCGCGAAAACGCATCCGCCCGCTGCGGAAGCGATGGTAGCAGCCGTTGCACATGGACAACCAGGAACAAGCTATCAACGTGCGAACTATCACGGTGGATCGTTCAGAGGATTCCGAGGAAGGACCAACAGTAACCCCGGGCGAGGAGGAAACTGGCAAAACTTCCGAGGTGGCAGCAATGTCCGTCGCCAGAACGAAACACGATCTGCTGGTGAACGAGGCACTGGCGGTGCACCGTGTTGGCGATGCACAAGCCGTTTTCATTCCCCGAACAACTGCCATGCTATCCCGAAAGTTTGCCGCAATTGTCAGGTTGTAGGCCACATCGAACGGGCCTGTGGCACGATGCCAACGCCGACCGTACCCAAGCGCCGAATCAGTGACGAAGGAGACAACGCAACCAAGCCGAAGAAGATTGCCGTCGTATCAAAAGAAGAAAGCGAGTCCGAGGAAGCAAACACCGTAAGTGATTTCTCAACCTAA
- the LOC115254451 gene encoding uncharacterized protein LOC115254451 encodes MATINLIVLWMSLTVATSTINSHIQIYDLQNNPGLVSLQLGEGRIRMGSHKIYHMIDMSHVEPIVRRLRTIINDLKIFNINDSIILINKKLDTIEKSYRKIVPIVRTKRGLFNGIGNMIKVITGNLDNNDLVKINTQLNTLSEQNKALVTENNEQIKINLKVQDRLNRLIKIVNDQQDVIKNNFIHFRQKFINGKNISDEIKVVKELFNLNLNIDLLANHVNNIFEAIQMSKVNTISKDILSSEELNEATKILESENINIESFDQVIEYLDLAVIHKDNKIVFIILIPLLRKDVFIHQLLEPVIKNGKMLNVQYAEALNNDLSTFLITGECKGIGQSIMCSEHHIKDVSSDTCYSKLLRGKSGSCDLIEVTEERRVKRISSNYIINTGNESTPITSNCGLSSRNISGNTLIFFRNCTVIINQTSFIDIEYTTKQQPIMIPLNGLEINSKTISTNFTLQKLQEVNLQTRQQLTFLHEQQKRSTFGISLILFTIVIISILYLSIKHSSCTPKATSQTEPGRSVLQEGAVTERPTPPSSNQNLAISNVSIIPTLPAPRAQQQTATTTTTSTTTTTTIARPISIPRSADIARHQTPPIRPTTIATK; translated from the coding sequence ATGGCAACAATAAATCTAATTGTATTATGGATGAGCCTGACGGTAGCGACATCGACAATCAACAGTCATATACAAATCTACGACTTACAAAATAACCCAGGACTCGTATCATTACAACTCGGAGAAGGCAGAATCAGGATGGGTTCCCACAAAATTTACCATATGATCGATATGTCACATGTAGAACCAATCGTAAGAAGACTTAGAACAATAATTAACGATTTAAAAATTTTCAACATAAATGATTCAATAATATTGATTAACAAAAAGCTAGATACAATAGAAAAATCTTATAGAAAAATTGTACCCATTGTTAGAACCAAAAGAGGACTTTTTAACGGTATTGGCAATATGATTAAAGTTATTACTGGAAATCTTGacaacaatgatcttgtaaaaatTAATACACAACTTAACACATTGTCCGAACAAAATAAAGCTCTAGTAACAGAAAACAACGAACAAATAAAGATTAATCTTAAAGTCCAGGATAGACTAAACAGACTCATTAAAATTGTAAACGATCAACAAGATGttatcaaaaataattttatacACTTTAGACAAAAATTTATAAATGGTAAAAATATCTCAGATGAAATCAAAGTTGTTAAAGAATTGTTCAACCTCAATCTTAATATCGATCTTCTTGCTAATCATGTCAACAATATATTTGAAGCAATACAAATGTCAAAAGTTAACACCATTTCAAAAGATATCTTATCCAGTGAAGAACTTAACGAAGCAACAAaaattttggaaagtgaaaatattAATATCGAAAGCTTCGATCAAGTGATAGAATATTTAGATTTAGCAGTGATTCACAAAGACAACAAAATCGTGTTCATCATCCTGATCCCGTTGCTGAGAAAAGACGTTTTCATCCACCAACTACTAGAGCCAGtcatcaaaaatggaaaaatgcttaaTGTTCAATATGCAGAGGCACTCAACAACGATTTATCAACATTTCTAATAACTGGAGAATGTAAAGGAATAGGACAGAGTATCATGTGCAGTGAACACCACATTAAGGATGTTTCCAGCGACACCTGTTATTCGAAACTTTTACGAGGAAAATCAGGCAGCTGCGACCTCATAGAAGTCACCGAGGAGAGACGAGTTAAGCGAATCAGTAGTAACTACATCATTAATACTGGAAATGAGAGCACTCCGATCACATCCAATTGTGGGCTCTCCAGCCGAAACATTTCTGGAAACAcgctaatatttttcagaaattgtaccGTTATCATCAACCAAACATCATTCATCGACATTGAATACACCACAAAACAGCAACCAATCATGATTCCGTTGAACGGATTGGAAATCAACAGCAAAACCATAAGCACCAATTTCACACTTCAAAAACTGCAAGAAGTCAATCTCCAAACTCGACAACAGCTGACATTTTTACATGAGCAACAGAAACGATCAACCTTTGGAATATCGTTAATACTTTTTACCATCGTCATCATTTCGATACTCTACCTGTCCATAAAGCATTCCTCATGCACACCAAAAGCAACCAGTCAAACCGAACCGGGACGGTCCGTTCTTCAGGAGGGAGCAGTTACTGAACGGCCCACACCGCCATCATCAAACCAGAACTTAGCCATATCGAACGTAAGCATTATTCCCACATTGCCCGCGCCCAGGGCACAGCAacagacagcaacaacaacaacaacatcaacgacgacgacgacgacaatcgcGCGACCCATCAGCATTCCACGTTCTGCTGACATCGCGCGCCACCAGACACCACCCATCCGGCCAACCACAATAGCAACTAAGTAG